A region of the Candidatus Omnitrophota bacterium genome:
ACCGGAAGCGCTTTTTCTCAACAAAAACGGCACGGGCCTGTCGGCGGTGTCTATCCGCAGCATACTCAACAAGCACATGAACAAGGCCGCGATCTCAAAGCATGTCAGCCCTCACAGCATCAGGCACAGCTTCGCCACGATAATGCTCTCGCGGGGCTGCGATCTGCGCTCAATACAGGAATTTCTCGGACACAAGGATATTTCAACGACGCAGATATACACGCACATCTCAGCCAAAAGGCTAAAGGACGTATATGACAGAACCCACCCAAGAGCTAAATAAAACGCCGGTCAGATACTTTATCGCTGTGAAACTGAGCGATGAGGCGAAGAAAGAGATCAGAAATGTTTTCGGTCCGGTGTCGGCAAATATCGACGGAAGGATCGTGAAGGATGATGGTTTGCATCTCACATTGAAATTTCTCGGCGAACTGAGCGAAGAAAAGATAGAAACCGCAAAGAAGATAATCAGCGAAGCCTGCTCGGAATTCTCTCCCTTTCAGGTCTCGCTTGGGAAAACGGGTTCTTTCCCGGCGCAAAAACCTAAAGTGTTGTGGTCGGGCGTGAGAAAAGGCAGGGACGATCTCGCCGCCATCAGCAAGTTTGTATCAGAGCGCGCGAAGGAGTCTCTCGGCATACCGAAAGACAGCAAGGAATTCATACCGCACATAACTCTCTGCCGCCTCAGCGGCAAGAGCGTGCATAAGGACTTTTACTCGCTGAGATTTATCTCCTCTTTCAGTGCGGCGAAACTCTTTCTTATAAGGAGCGAACTTCATCTTTCCGGCGCAGTTTACCGTGATATTTTTTCCGCCGAATTCAAATCTTAAAAGCCCCCATTGACAATATTTTAGGGGGGGGGTATAATACAGAAGAAGCTGATAGAGTCTCTTTTCTAAAACTACACTGTTCGGTAAGAGAGAGGGAGGGGCAAAATGGCTGATTCAAATGTTCCTATAACAGCAGACGGCGATGTTCTGATAGATTGCGACAATAACAATGACAGCACGACAAATGTCATAAAATTCACACACGATAATGGCACAGAACTGATGCGCATACAGGAAGACGGCAAAGTCGGCATCGGCACGACAAGCCCGGGAGCTAAATTGCATATTTTGCAACCTTCGGGCACAGCCGAGGTACATTCAACAGTTAAAGGTTTAATCATTCAAGATGGTGGTTATAATGATGGCAATCCTTTTGAAATTCAAAACTCAGGCGGGGTGGCTACAGTTATAGTTGAAGATGGCGGTGACGTCGGCGTTGGGACGACAAATCCGAGCGAATTATTGCATT
Encoded here:
- the thpR gene encoding RNA 2',3'-cyclic phosphodiesterase, which encodes MTEPTQELNKTPVRYFIAVKLSDEAKKEIRNVFGPVSANIDGRIVKDDGLHLTLKFLGELSEEKIETAKKIISEACSEFSPFQVSLGKTGSFPAQKPKVLWSGVRKGRDDLAAISKFVSERAKESLGIPKDSKEFIPHITLCRLSGKSVHKDFYSLRFISSFSAAKLFLIRSELHLSGAVYRDIFSAEFKS